One region of Arvicola amphibius chromosome 3, mArvAmp1.2, whole genome shotgun sequence genomic DNA includes:
- the LOC119810640 gene encoding membrane frizzled-related protein isoform X1, which translates to MKDYSDVILYPETTELSKTEFCNPAFDPEAGPSCPPPALQKDASSSLKAPWRAQHLRGLQPDCHFSSLCILLLSGLLLLLLGLLVTVILAQLQATSLPTTTESPLPTQGLAPKGSIPSTNPNTSTSTTTTSPATAEQQEAAVSPTHQTTCGGLLPGPRGFFSSPNYPDLYPPHSRCVWHIQVATGQTIQLKIQALSIEGVLACLFDRLEITPEPSGPLLRVCGKTPPATLNSNTSHLRVSFVSDADVEGSGFQAWYQAVAPGHWSCAHNEFRCDLLLCLTHDLVCDGIPNCADGSDEANCSAKTLGCGGNLTGLHGVFSTPNYPQHYPQQQLCTWYISVPVGYSIRLQFHNFSLEEQAECKFDYVEVYEASSSGAFSFLGRFCGAEPPPYLVSSRHQLAVIFKTDLGISSGGFLATYQAINTTESKCPWAGGVEFCQDGGCGELQWMCDLWRDCENDSNDNCSSHLFPQPELTCEPVQVEMCRGLSYSTTAFPNIWVGLATQAEVADILRGYKSLTTLPCYQNFRRFLCRLLVPHCTPLGTILPPCRSVCQEAEQQCQSSLALLGTPWPFNCNRLPEAASLEACSQP; encoded by the exons ACAGAGTTCTGCAATCCTGCTTTCGACCCTGAAGCAGGGCCTTCTTGCCCTCCACCAGCCTTACAGAAAGATGCCAGCAGCAGCCTCAAAGCTCCCTGGCGTG CCCAGCATCTCCGAGGGCTACAACCGGACTGCCATTTCTCTTCCCTGTGTATCCTGCTGCTCAGtggcctgctgctcctgctgctggggCTACTGGTGACTGTCATCCTGGCTC AGTTGCAGGCTACATCCCTCCCTACGACAACTGAGAGCCCACTGCCCACCCAAGGCCTCGCCCCCAAGGGTAGCATTCCTAGTACCAATCCtaacaccagcaccagcaccaccaccacctctccagcaacCGCGGAGCAGCAGGAGGCAGCCGTGAGCCCTACACACCAGACCA CCTGCGGAGGCCTCCTTCCTGGCCCGAGGGGTTTCTTCAGCAGCCCCAACTACCCAGACCTTTACCCACCCCACAGTCGCTGTGTCTGGCATATCCAGGTAGCCACAGGCCAGACAATACAGCTCAAGATTCAAGCCCTCAGCATAGAAGGTGTGCTTGCCTGTCTTTTTGATCGCTTGGAAATTACCCCCGAGCCTTCAGGCCCTCTCCTCAG GGTGTGTGGTAAAACGCCTCCAGCCACACTAAACTCCAACACCAGCCACCTCCGTGTGTCCTTCGTCTCTGATGCTGACGTGGAAGGGTCCGGTTTCCAGGCCTGGTACCAAGCTGTGGCCCCGGGGCATT GGAGCTGTGCCCACAATGAGTTCCGCTGCGACCTGCTCCTCTGCCTGACGCACGACTTAGTATGTGATGGTATTCCCAACTGTGCCGATGGAAGTGATGAGGCCAACTGCAGCGCCAAGACCTTGG GGTGTGGAGGAAATCTGACTGGGCTCCACGGGGTGTTCTCTACTCCCAACTACCCACAGCACTACCCTCAACAACAG CTCTGCACCTGGTACATCTCAGTGCCCGTGGGATACAGCATAAGGCTACAGTTCCACAACTTCAGCCTGGAAGAGCAAGCTGAGTGCAAGTTTGACTATGTGGAAGTGTACGAGGCCAGCAGTTCTGGAGCCTTCAGCTTCCTGGGCAG GTTCTGTGGCGCAGAGCCGCCACCCTACCTCGTCTCCTCGCGGCATCAGCTGGCTGTAATCTTTAAGACCGATCTTGGTATCAGCAGCGGGGGCTTCTTAGCCACCTACCAGGCCATCAATACTACAGAGAGTAAGTGCCCCTGGGCAGGGGGGGT AGAGTTCTGCCAGGACGGAGGGTGTGGGGAACTGCAGTGGATGTGTGACCTATGGAGAGACTGTGAAAACGACAGCAATGACAATTGCAGCAGCCACTTGTTCCCACAACCAG AGCTGACCTGTGAACCTGTCCAAGTGGAGATGTGTCGCGGACTAAGCTACAGCACCACAGCTTTCCCCAACATCTGGGTGGGCCTGGCCacccaggcagaggtggcagacaTCCTCAGAGGCTACAAG AGTCTGACAACTCTACCCTGCTATCAGAACTTCCGGAGGTTCCTTTGCAGACTGCTTGTACCTCACTGCACCCCACTAGGCACTATCCTACCCCCTTGCCGCTCTGTCTGCCAGGAGGCAGAACAACAGTGCCAGTCTAGCCTGGCACTACTGGGCACCCCCTGGCCCTTCAACTGCAACCGGCTGCCCGAAGCGGCTAGCCTGGAAGCTTGTTCCCAGCCCTGA
- the Rnf26 gene encoding LOW QUALITY PROTEIN: E3 ubiquitin-protein ligase RNF26 (The sequence of the model RefSeq protein was modified relative to this genomic sequence to represent the inferred CDS: deleted 1 base in 1 codon) — protein MEAVFLVVNGVGLVLDLLTLVLDLNFLLVSSLLATLAWLLAFIYNLPHTVLTSLLHLGRGVLLSLLALVEALVRFTFGGLQALWTFLYSCYSGLESLKLLGHLASHGALRSRELLNRGILNMVSNGHAWLRQACDICAIAMSLVAYVINSLVNICLIGTQNLFSLVLALWDAVTGPLWRMTDVLAAFLTHISSSAVATAILLWTPCQLGLELLASALRLLAGSVLFNLTGLVLLACVLAVTLAMLYPDFTLRLATRALNQLHARPSYHRLREDVVRLSRLALGLEAWRRVWSRSLQLASWPNRGGAPGAPQGGPRRVFSARVQEQDALPEAEEDVRTNRTAPARGRERLNEDEPTAGQDPWKLLKEQEERKKCVICQDQSKTVLLLPCRHLCLCQACTEILMRHPVYHRNCPLCRRGILQTLNVYL, from the exons ATGGAGGCTGTGTTCCTGGTGGTGAAC GGGGTGGGCCTGGTGCTGGACTTGCTGACCTTGGTGTTGGATCTCAACTTCCTGCTCGTGTCCTCCCTCCTGGCCACCTTGGCCTGGCTCTTGGCTTTCATCTACAACCTGCCACACACGGTCCTGACCAGTCTTCTCCACTTGGGGCGAGGAGTCCTGCTCTCGCTGCTGGCCTTGGTGGAAGCGCTGGTCCGGTTTACCTTTGGCGGCTTGCAGGCCTTGTGGACTTTTCTCTACAGCTGCTACTCTGGCTTGGAGAGCTTGAAGCTCCTAGGGCACCTGGCCTCTCACGGAGCTCTGAGGAGCCGAGAACTACTCAACAGGGGCATCCTGAACATGGTCTCCAATGGGCATGCTTGGCTGCGCCAAGCCTGTGACATCTGTGCCATTGCCATGAGCCTGGTGGCCTATGTGATCAACAGTCTGGTCAACATCTGTCTCATCGGCACGCAGAACCTCTTCTCCCTGGTGCTGGCCCTGTGGGATGCCGTAACGGGGCCTCTGTGGCGGATGACAGACGTGCTGGCTGCTTTCCTCACCCACATTTCCAGCAGTGCAGTAGCCACGGCCATCCTCCTCTGGACCCCTTGCCAGCTAGGGCTGGAACTGTTGGCCTCAGCGCTCCGCCTCCTGGCCGGCTCTGTTCTGTTCAACCTCACGGGTTTGGTGTTGTTGGCTTGTGTGCTGGCGGTAACTTTGGCCATGTTATACCCAGACTTTACCTTGAGGCTGGCCACCCGAGCCCTCAATCAGCTCCATGCCCGACCATCCTACCACCGGCTCCGAGAGGATGTTGTTCGGCTCTCTCGCCTGGCGCTGGGTCTGGAGGCCTGGCGCCGAGTCTGGAGCCGAAGCCTGCAGCTGGCCAGCTGGCCTAATCGGGGAGGAGCGCCGGGGGCTCCCCAAGGTGGACCCCGGAGGGTGTTCTCAGCCAGAGTTCAGGAACAGGACGCTCTTCCTGAAGCAGAAGAGGACGTCAGGACCAACAGGACGGCACCCGCTAGAGGCCGAGAGAGACTCAATGAGGATGAACCGACAGCAGGGCAAGACCCATGGAAGCTGCTGAAGgagcaagaggagaggaagaagtgtgtcatcTGCCAGGACCAGAGCAAGACCGTGCTGCTTCTGCCCTGCCGGCACCTATGCCTGTGCCAGGCCTGCACCGAGATCCTCATGCGCCACCCCGTCTACCACCGCAACTGCCCGCTCTGCCGCCGCGGCATTCTGCAGACCCTCAATGTCTACCTCTGA
- the LOC119810640 gene encoding membrane frizzled-related protein isoform X2 encodes MKDYSDVILYPETTELSKTEFCNPAFDPEAGPSCPPPALQKDASSSLKAPWRAQHLRGLQPDCHFSSLCILLLSGLLLLLLGLLVTVILAQLQATSLPTTTESPLPTQGLAPKGSIPSTNPNTSTSTTTTSPATAEQQEAAVSPTHQTTCGGLLPGPRGFFSSPNYPDLYPPHSRCVWHIQVATGQTIQLKIQALSIEGVLACLFDRLEITPEPSGPLLRVCGKTPPATLNSNTSHLRVSFVSDADVEGSGFQAWYQAVAPGHWSCAHNEFRCDLLLCLTHDLVCDGIPNCADGSDEANCSAKTLGCGGNLTGLHGVFSTPNYPQHYPQQQLCTWYISVPVGYSIRLQFHNFSLEEQAECKFDYVEVYEASSSGAFSFLGRFCGAEPPPYLVSSRHQLAVIFKTDLGISSGGFLATYQAINTTEKFCQDGGCGELQWMCDLWRDCENDSNDNCSSHLFPQPELTCEPVQVEMCRGLSYSTTAFPNIWVGLATQAEVADILRGYKSLTTLPCYQNFRRFLCRLLVPHCTPLGTILPPCRSVCQEAEQQCQSSLALLGTPWPFNCNRLPEAASLEACSQP; translated from the exons ACAGAGTTCTGCAATCCTGCTTTCGACCCTGAAGCAGGGCCTTCTTGCCCTCCACCAGCCTTACAGAAAGATGCCAGCAGCAGCCTCAAAGCTCCCTGGCGTG CCCAGCATCTCCGAGGGCTACAACCGGACTGCCATTTCTCTTCCCTGTGTATCCTGCTGCTCAGtggcctgctgctcctgctgctggggCTACTGGTGACTGTCATCCTGGCTC AGTTGCAGGCTACATCCCTCCCTACGACAACTGAGAGCCCACTGCCCACCCAAGGCCTCGCCCCCAAGGGTAGCATTCCTAGTACCAATCCtaacaccagcaccagcaccaccaccacctctccagcaacCGCGGAGCAGCAGGAGGCAGCCGTGAGCCCTACACACCAGACCA CCTGCGGAGGCCTCCTTCCTGGCCCGAGGGGTTTCTTCAGCAGCCCCAACTACCCAGACCTTTACCCACCCCACAGTCGCTGTGTCTGGCATATCCAGGTAGCCACAGGCCAGACAATACAGCTCAAGATTCAAGCCCTCAGCATAGAAGGTGTGCTTGCCTGTCTTTTTGATCGCTTGGAAATTACCCCCGAGCCTTCAGGCCCTCTCCTCAG GGTGTGTGGTAAAACGCCTCCAGCCACACTAAACTCCAACACCAGCCACCTCCGTGTGTCCTTCGTCTCTGATGCTGACGTGGAAGGGTCCGGTTTCCAGGCCTGGTACCAAGCTGTGGCCCCGGGGCATT GGAGCTGTGCCCACAATGAGTTCCGCTGCGACCTGCTCCTCTGCCTGACGCACGACTTAGTATGTGATGGTATTCCCAACTGTGCCGATGGAAGTGATGAGGCCAACTGCAGCGCCAAGACCTTGG GGTGTGGAGGAAATCTGACTGGGCTCCACGGGGTGTTCTCTACTCCCAACTACCCACAGCACTACCCTCAACAACAG CTCTGCACCTGGTACATCTCAGTGCCCGTGGGATACAGCATAAGGCTACAGTTCCACAACTTCAGCCTGGAAGAGCAAGCTGAGTGCAAGTTTGACTATGTGGAAGTGTACGAGGCCAGCAGTTCTGGAGCCTTCAGCTTCCTGGGCAG GTTCTGTGGCGCAGAGCCGCCACCCTACCTCGTCTCCTCGCGGCATCAGCTGGCTGTAATCTTTAAGACCGATCTTGGTATCAGCAGCGGGGGCTTCTTAGCCACCTACCAGGCCATCAATACTACAGAGA AGTTCTGCCAGGACGGAGGGTGTGGGGAACTGCAGTGGATGTGTGACCTATGGAGAGACTGTGAAAACGACAGCAATGACAATTGCAGCAGCCACTTGTTCCCACAACCAG AGCTGACCTGTGAACCTGTCCAAGTGGAGATGTGTCGCGGACTAAGCTACAGCACCACAGCTTTCCCCAACATCTGGGTGGGCCTGGCCacccaggcagaggtggcagacaTCCTCAGAGGCTACAAG AGTCTGACAACTCTACCCTGCTATCAGAACTTCCGGAGGTTCCTTTGCAGACTGCTTGTACCTCACTGCACCCCACTAGGCACTATCCTACCCCCTTGCCGCTCTGTCTGCCAGGAGGCAGAACAACAGTGCCAGTCTAGCCTGGCACTACTGGGCACCCCCTGGCCCTTCAACTGCAACCGGCTGCCCGAAGCGGCTAGCCTGGAAGCTTGTTCCCAGCCCTGA
- the C1qtnf5 gene encoding complement C1q tumor necrosis factor-related protein 5, with translation MRPLLALLLLGLVSGSPPLDDNKIPSMCPGQPGLPGTPGHHGSQGLPGRDGRDGRDGAPGAPGEKGEGGRPGLPGPRGEPGPRGEAGPVGAIGPAGECSVPPRSAFSAKRSESRVPPPADAPLPFDRVLLNEQGHYDATTGKFTCQVPGVYYFAVHATVYRASLQFDLVKNGESIASFFQFFGGWPKPASLSGGAMVRLEPEDQVWVQVGVGDYIGIYASIKTDSTFSGFLVYSDWHSSPVFA, from the exons ATGAGGCCACTTCTTGCCCTGCTGCTTCTGGGGTTGGTGTCAGGCTCTCCTCCACTGGATGACAACAAGATCCCCAGCATGTGTCCCGGGCAGCCTGGCCTTCCAGGCACACCAGGCCACCATGGCAGCCAAGGCCTGCCTGGCCGCGACGGTCGTGATGGCCGCGACGGTGCGCCCGGAGCTCCGGGCGAAAAAGGCGAGGGCGGGAGGCCGG gaCTGCCTGGGCCGCGAGGGGAGCCCGGGCCTCGTGGAGAGGCAGGTCCCGTGGGGGCTATCGGACCTGCTGGGGAGTGCTCGGTGCCCCCGCGATCAGCCTTCAGTGCCAAGCGCTCCGAGAGCCGAGTGCCTCCGCCAGCCGACGCACCCCTACCCTTCGACCGCGTGCTGCTGAATGAGCAGGGACACTACGATGCCACTACCGGCAAGTTCACCTGCCAAGTGCCTGGTGTCTACTACTTTGCCGTCCACGCTACCGTCTACCGGGCCAGCTTGCAATTCGATCTTGTCAAAAATGGCGAGTCCATCGCctctttcttccagtttttcGGGGGGTGGCCCAAGCCAGCCTCACTCTCAGGGGGTGCTATGGTAAGGCTGGAACCCGAGGACCAGGTGTGGGTGCAGGTGGGCGTGGGTGATTACATTGGCATCTATGCCAGCATCAAGACAGACAGCACCTTCTCTGGATTCCTCGTCTATTCTGACTGGCACAGCTCCCCAGTCTTCGCCTAA
- the Mcam gene encoding LOW QUALITY PROTEIN: cell surface glycoprotein MUC18 (The sequence of the model RefSeq protein was modified relative to this genomic sequence to represent the inferred CDS: inserted 3 bases in 3 codons; substituted 1 base at 1 genomic stop codon) translates to MGLPRLICAFLLAACCCCRRVTGVPGEDKQPTPTPDVVEVEVGHTAYLKCGPPQHPQXNFSHVDWFLIHKERQIPIFRVRQGRGQNEPGNMSTALSLEDPGDALALSQVTPHDERVFLCKSKRHGXQDHYIELQVYKAPEEPTIQXNAVGIHVDRQELGRXDTVSQVATCVGRNGYPIPQVIWYKNGRPLQEEENRVQIQSSQIVESSGLYTLQSVLKAQLVKEDKDAQFYCELNYRLPSGNHMKESREVTVPVFYPAEKVWVEVEPVGQLKEGDHVKIRCLTDGNPQPDFTINKQNPNTGEMEEETTDENGVLVLEAAQRQHSGLYQCQSLDLETMITLSSDPQELLVNYVSDVRVNPAAPEAQEGDSLTLTCEAESNQDLEFEWLRDKTGQLLGKGPDLQLNNVKREAGGQYLCMASVPGVPGLNRTQLVSVGIFGPPWMALKERKVWVQEDAVLNLSCEASGHPRPTISWNVNGSATEWNPDPQTAVSTLSVLVTPELLETGAECTASNSEGSNTTAIVLKLVTLTTLTPDFRQTTGLGTSTVGPHTRANSTSTEKKLPQPESKGVVIVAVIVCILVLAVLGATLYFFYKKGKLPCGRSGKQEITLPPTRKSEFVVEVKSDKLPEEMALLQGSTGDKRAPGDQGEKYIDLRH, encoded by the exons ATGGGGCTGCCCAGACTGATCTGCGCCTTCTTGCTTGCAGCCTGCTGCTGCTGTCGCCGCGTCACgg GTGTGCCAGGAGAGGACAAACAGCCTACACCCACACCAGACGTGGTGGAGGTGGAAGTGGGCCACACAGCCTACCTGAAGTGTGGTCCACCGCAGCATCCTC TCAACTTCAGCCACGTGGACTGGTTTTTG ATTCACAAGGAGAGGCAAATACCCATTTTCCGTGTGCGCCAAGGCAGGGGCCAGAATGAACCTGGGAATATGAGCACCGCCCTTAGCCTGGAGGACCCGGGAGATGCTCTGGCCCTGAGTCAAGTCACTCCCCATGATGAGCGTGtattcctctgcaagagcaagcggCATG TCCAGGATCACTATATTGAGCTCCAAGTCTACA AAGCTCCAGAAGAGCCAACCATCC CCAATGCCGTGGGCATCCACGTGGACAGACAAGAGCTTGGGAGGTGAGATACAGTAAGCCAA GTTGCTACCTGTGTGGGAAGGAATGGGTACCCCATTCCTCAAGTCATCTGGTACAAGAATGGTCGGCCCCTGCAGGAGGAGGAGAACC gTGTTCAGATTCAGTCGTCACAGATTGTGGAGTCCAGTGGCTTGTACACCTTGCAGAGTGTTCTGAAGGCACAGCTAGTTAAGGAGGACAAAGATGCCCAGTTTTACTGTGAACTCAACTACCGGCTGCCCAGTGGGAACCACATGAAAGAATCTAGGGAGGTCACTGTTCCTGTTTTCT ACCCTGCAGAAAAAGTGTGGGTGGAGGTAGAGCCTGTGGGACAGCTAAAGGAAGGGGACCATGTGAAAATCAGGTGTCTGACGGACGGCAACCCTCAGCCCGACTTCACTATCAACAAGCAG aaccccaacactggggagatggaggaggagaccACCGATGAAAACGGCGTCCTCGTCTTGGAAGCTGCACAGAGGCAACACAGTGGGCTCTACCAGTGTCAGAGCCTGGACTTGGAAACGATGATCACCCTGTCAAGTGACCCCCAGGAGCTGCTAGTGAACT ATGTGTCTGATGTTCGAGTGAATCCAGCTGCCCCTGAAGCCCAGGAAGGCGACAGCCTCACACTGACCTGTGAGGCAGAGAGTAACCAGGACCTTGAGTTTGAGTGGCTGAGAGACAAG ACAGGCCAGCTGCTGGGCAAGGGGCCTGACCTCCAGCTAAACAACGTGAAACGGGAAGCAGGGGGACAATATCTCTGCATGGCATCTGTTCCTGGTGTTCCTGGCTTGAATCGCACACAGCTGGTCAGCGTGGGCATTTTTG ggCCCCCGTGGATGGCGTTAAAGGAGAGGAAGGTGTGGGTGCAGGAGGATGCAGTGCTGAACCTGTCTTGTGAGGCTTCAGGACATCCTCGGCCCACGATCTCCTGGAATGTCAATGGCTCG GCAACTGAATGGAACCCAGATcctcagacagctgtgagcaccCTCAGTGTCCTTGTGACCCCAGAGCTGCTGGAGACGGGTGCAGAATGTACAGCCTCCAACTCCGAGGGCTCAAATACCACCGCCATCGTCCTGAAGCTGG tcACTTTAACCACCCTCACACCCGACTTCCGCCAGACCACTGGCCTGGGCACCTCCACAGTTGGTCCTCACACCAGAGCCAACAGCACCTCTACAG AGAAAAAGCTGCCACAGCCAGAAAGCAAAGGTGTGGTCATTGTGGCTGTGATCGTGTGTATCTTGGTCCTTGCTGTACTGGGTGCTACCCTCTATTTCTTCTACAAGAAGGGCAAACTTCCGTGTGGACGCTCAGGAAAACAAGAGAT cacgCTACCCCCGACTCGTAAGAGTGAATTTGTAGTTGAAGTTAAGTCAGATAAGCTCCCAGAAGAGATGGCTCTCCTACAGGGCAGCACCGGTGACAAGAGGGCTCCAGGAGACCAG gGAGAGAAATACATCGATCTGAGGCATTAG